The following are encoded together in the Lathyrus oleraceus cultivar Zhongwan6 chromosome 3, CAAS_Psat_ZW6_1.0, whole genome shotgun sequence genome:
- the LOC127127967 gene encoding protein ACTIVITY OF BC1 COMPLEX KINASE 3, chloroplastic, with protein sequence MATVAIQPCSSWTRGSIPITKPIQRRRFRARPKLTRLKLVAAVVEATPSTTVPSIRNGTNPVLTLPFNRADDLQAEARAMGRAVNATLYSPELLASKYGSQPIKVVQRALEIVSSLGSFGLKLFLEQKNGMLEKNKRARATELKTIFTQLGPTFVKLGQGLSTRPDICPPEYLEELSELQDGLPTFPDDEAFACIERELGVSLDSIFSSISPSPIAAASLGQVYKARLKYSGKLVAIKVQRPSIEEAIGLDFYLIRGLGFFINKYVDIITTDVVALIDEFARRVFQELNYVQEGQNARRFKKLYADRPDICVPDIFWDYTSAKVLAMDWVEGVKLSEQEAIERQGLNVLDLVNTGIQCSLRQLLEYGYFHADPHPGNLLATPDGRLAFLDFGMMSETPEDARSAIIGHVVHLVNRDYEAMARDYYALDFLSPDVDVSPIVPALRDFFDDALNYTVSELNFKTLVDGLGNVLYQFPFNVPAYYALILRSLTVLEGLALNADPNFKVLAASYPYFAKRLLTDPNPYLRDALIELLFKDEKFRWSRLEDLLIQGRMDSDFSAKEALQPVVKVLLSPDGEVIRTLVIKEAVRVSEAFTLSSISDTYKSVPDFMRTLVFNGNANSPLMMSESEMQSMIELRNQVVRIWGLLQSSNDFDPALLLPIFQILQQPEVRRLGGGVMDGITQRFLARFLQQVLRVPATASA encoded by the exons ATGGCTACCGTGGCAATACAACCATGTTCTTCATGGACGCGTGGTTCAATTCCCATTACAAAACCCATCCAACGACGTCGTTTCAGAGCCAGACCAAAACTCACGCGCCTCAAACTCGTAGCTGCTGTCGTGGAAGCAACGCCTTCAACCACCGTACCTTCCATCAGAAACGGAACCAACCCTGTCCTGACGCTTCCTTTCAACCGTGCCGATGATCTGCAAGCTGAAGCCAGAGCCATGGGCCGTGCCGTTAATGCTACTCTCTATAGCCCTGAACTCCTGGCCTCCAAATATGGGTCCCAACCTATCAAG GTGGTTCAGAGGGCTCTTGAGATTGTGAGTTCTTTGGGTTCATTTGGGTTGAAACTGTTTTTGGAGCAGAAGAATGGGATGCTTGAAAAGAATAAAAGGGCTCGTGCTACTGAGTTGAAGACCATATTCACGCAATTAGGACCAACTTTTGTGAAGTTGGGTCAAGGATTGTCCACTAGGCCTGATATATGTCCACCTGAATATTTGGAGGAACTCTCTGAGCTTCAG GATGGTTTGCCTACATTTCCGGACGACGAGGCCTTTGCATGCATTGAAAGGGAATTAGGAGTATCCCTTGACTCTATTTTTTCTTCTATATCACCATCACCAATAGCCGCAGCTAGTTTGGGTCAAGTTTATAAGGCTAGGTTGAAGTACTCGGGTAAACTTGTGGCTATCAAGGTGCAACGTCCTAGCATTGAGGAAGCTATAGGATTGGACTTCTACTTAATTAGAGGTCTTGGGTTTTTCATAAATAAATATGTAGATATAATCACCACCGATGTTGTTGCTCTTATTGATGAATTTGCACGGAGAGTTTTTCAAGAGCTCAACTATGTGCAG GAGGGACAAAATGCAAGAAGGTTCAAAAAATTGTATGCCGACAGACCAGATATTTGTGTTCCTGATATTTTCTGGGATTATACAAGTGCTAAAGTACTGGCGATGGATTGGGTTGAAGGAGTCAAACTAAGTGAGCAAGAAGCTATTGAGAGACAAGGATTGAATGTCTTGGATCTTGTGAACACAGGCATACAATGCAGCCTCAGACAACTACTTGAGTATGGATATTTCCATGCAGATCCACATCCTGGGAACCTTTTAGCAACGCCTGATGGGAGACTTGCTTTTCTCGACTTCGGAATGATGAGTGAGACACCGGAAGACGCACGATCTGCTATAATTGGTCATGTTGTTCACTTGGTTAACCGAGATTACGAAGCTATGGCTCGTGACTACTATGCTCTTGATTTCCTTTCACCGGATGTCGATGTTTCTCCAATTGTGCCAGCACTTAGAGACTTTTTTGATGACGCACTTAATTATACCGTGAGTGAACTTAACTTCAAGACATTAGTGGATGGTCTTGGGAATGTTCTGTATCAATTTCCGTTTAATG TCCCAGCTTACTATGCTTTGATATTGAGGTCTCTCACTGTTTTAGAAGGTTTAGCACTTAATGCCGATCCCAACTTCAAGGTGCTTGCAGCTTCATACCCGTATTTTGCTAAGCGGCTTTTAACAGATCCAAATCCATATCTGAGAGATGCTCTTATTGAGTTGCTTTTCAAAGATGAGAAGTTTAG GTGGAGTAGACTCGAAGACTTGCTAATCCAAGGCAGAATGGACAGTGATTTCTCTGCTAAAGAGGCCCTACAACCTGTTGTAAAGGTACTATTGAGTCCCGACGGTGAAGTTATCAGGACTCTTGTTATCAAAGAGGCTGTTCGCGTATCAGAAGCTTTTACTCTCAGTTCAATTTCTGATACATACAAGTCAGTTCCCGATTTTATGAGGACTCTAGTTTTCAATGGCAATGCAAATAGTCCCCTTATGATGTCAGAATCCGAAATGCAAAGCATGATAGAACTCAGGAATCAAGTAGTCAGGATTTGGGGACTTCTTCAATCCTCTAATGATTTCGATCCAGCTCTTTTGTTGCCTATATTCCAG ATCCTTCAGCAACCTGAGGTACGCAGACTCGGGGGAGGTGTTATGGATGGAATCACGCAACGTTTCCTAGCACGCTTTCTGCAGCAAGTACTTCGAGTTCCAGCAACAGCTTCTGCATAG
- the LOC127131472 gene encoding protein FAR1-RELATED SEQUENCE 6-like, with protein sequence MDASRLGFGVVIRRLDIDSDRRCVFVTMICERSEKYIPLLRNFKRNVIGSRKCGCPVKLCGYMLANKKWRFNVIYGLHNHDLCEKLVGHPIVCRLMPEEKEYVADMTLNLVQPKNIFATLKRKRAENISNIKQVYITRYQTNKALGEDKAEMHQLLKLMDDNSYVSRYRTCEDGVTVRDMFWTYHDSIKLFNTFPTMLIIDSTYKTKNYRLPLLEIVGFISTEKTYYVGFSFLESEKDENVTWSLQVCQAMLKDQEEMPEVVVTYRDTVLMNSVAKIFPTSYALLWTKQIKSKDGKIVKTGVIVENVMDAWNGIVNSSIKDLYVDYVMHFKKVCEKYHDLLKYVESTILDQVREKIVCALTDQLVGNISRVGLNYIFREAKRADNIGSDSAKYLKYEVNYLLPYRDNKKIVKFKYRSPSIDNEWKIEFNNFELKTGADVRVIWNICFSISNKSSARVGSDDFKIGQKYCKDVKRPTR encoded by the exons ATGGATGCCTCTAGACTGGGATTTGGTGTGGTAATCAGAAGGTTAGATATTGATTCAGATAGAAGATGTGTATTTGTGACAATGATATGCGAAAGAAGTGAGAAATATATACCTCTTCTCCGGAATTTTAAACGAAATGTCATCGGTTCAAGAAAATGTGGGTGTCCCGTTAAGTTGTGTGGTTATATGTTGGCAAACAAGAAATGGAGATTTAATGTCATATATGGTTTACATAACCATGACTTGTGCGAAAAGTTAGTCGGTCATCCAATTGTGTGTCGCCTCATGCCGGAAGAGAAGGAATATGTTGCGGATATGACATTGAATTTGGTTCAACCAAAAAATATATTTGCAACTTTGAAACGTAAAAGAGCAGAAAATATCTCAAATATCAAACAAGTGTACATTACTCGGTACCAAACTAACAAGGCGTTAGGGGAGGATAAAGCTGAAATGCACCAACTCTTAAAACTGATGGATGATAACAGTTATGTGTCTAGGTACCGAACGTGCGAGGATGGAGTAACTGTTAGAGATATGTTTTGGACTTATCATGATTCCATAAAGTTGTTCAACACGTTTCCTACTATGCTCATAATTGATTCAACATACAAGACAAAAAATTACAGACTTCCATTATTGGAGATAGTTGGTTTTATCTCTACTGAGAAGACCTATTATGTCGGGTTTTCATTTCTAGAGAGCGAAAAAGACGAGAATGTTACTTGGTCCTTACAGGTGTGTCAGGCAATGTTGAAGGACCAAGAAGAGATGCCTGAAGTGGTTGTTACTTACCGTGATACCGTCTTGATGAATTCGGTTGCAAAGATATTTCCTACTTCTTATGCATTACTTT GGACGAAACAGATAAAGTCTAAAGATGGAAAAATTGTGAAGACGGGTGTGATTGTGGAAAATGTAATGGATGCATGGAATGGCATAGTAAATTCTTCCATTAAAGATTTATATGTTGATTATGTTATGCATTTCAAGAAAGTGTGTGAAAAATATCATGATTTGTTGAAATATGTTGAAAGCACAATTCTTGACCAGGTGAGGGAGAAAATTGTTTGTGCTTTGACTGATCAG TTGGTCGGCAACATATCTCGAGTGggtttgaattatatttttcGCGAAGCTAAACGAGCTGATAATATAGGTTCCGATAGCGCAAAGT ATCTGAAATATGAAGTCAACTATCTTCTACCTTACAGAGACAATAAAAAAATTGTCAAGTTCAAGTACCGTTCACCGTCAATTGACAATGAATGGAAGATTGAGTTTAACAACTTTGAGCTCAAGACGGGTGCAGATGTAAGAGTTATTTGGAATATATGTTTTTCAATTTCAAACAAAAGTTCCGCTCGGGTTGGAAGCGACGATTTTAAGATCGGTCAAAAATATTGTAAAGATGTGAAGCGTCCAACTAGATAG